The Miscanthus floridulus cultivar M001 unplaced genomic scaffold, ASM1932011v1 fs_373_6_7, whole genome shotgun sequence genome includes the window TATTTCGAATGAAGGGGGGCGCGAGCAGTCCCCACGTGGGTGTGCGAAACGCAGGCGCGAGCAGGGACGTGGAGTGCAGGCGCACAGGGAATGAAGGACCGCGGGTGTTCGAACACAAGCGTATGTCCGGACATCCGGGCGCTAGCACTTCGTGTTTATCTTTGCTAGTGGTACAAAAATAAGAATCGGTTGTAACTATTTCTCTCTGAGAATTCAAAACGTTCATATTATTTAGCAGTGATTCTGTTGAGAATGTGAAAAGTTTCGTGGTGCCAAACGTTTAGCCGCCGTATTTGACAAAACAATTCGTATTATTTGGGCTGGGCTACTTTTCTGGTCCGACGTGTCGTTTGTTAATAGCGGGGAACTGGGCAGATCGACCGTGAAATGTGGCCGTGTTGACATCATGTGGCCCATTAAGATGACTGAAAGTTTTCTATAATTTTCAGCAAAACCATTTGATTTTTGGCCGGAGCGATGCACTGCccggtactccctccgtccctctaTAAACTTTTGACCAAatctatataaaaaatactatagTCTACAATATCAAATAATCATCATTAGGTTAATCACATATATTTTTCATACTAATCCTATTTTGAGATACAAATTAAGATTGTTTTTTAAACTAAACTTAAGATTGTTTGACTCCTTAAAATGCGAGATACGTATTTATTTTCGAACAGAGGGAGTATGCTAGTATCTCATTGGCCAGTGTCATACCTACAGATGGGAACAGGTACCTTAAACCTAAAATCCAATGGATTTTTACTAGTATAGAATATGTCAATTTCTTTATCCATGGGTTTGTTAATGGACAAAAAGTCAGACCATATGGTTTTACCGGCACGCTGTTTTGGGGTCCAGTACATAGACCCCCCTAAACGCATAAATTTTTTAAACATAGTCCATCACAGTAGAGTAGCTCATATTATTTCATACTACTCTCAAATTCTCGATTAGACTAGTCCATTTAGTGGCATTACatgggtgtttgggactgctccgctcTACGTTTTTCAGCCAAACGGTTTCAACTTCACGCACTctgtttgaaaaaaaaagaatggaGATGGTGCTCTGCAAACTGTAGGTTTTTGTTGAGCTGCTATATAGTGATGTTTATGGAACAGTCCCTAACACCCTCCTACATAAAAATGACCTGCCCATCTCAAAGCATAACCTAGCCCACTCCTCCtcctcaaccccccccccccaacaaagtagcaatcaccctgttcgctggtgctgaaatttagcttatgttgatgcttatgttaaaatattgtgagagaaaacctTCTTTACTTGACGGTGCTTGCTAAGTGGTGCTGCCACAGCAACAACCAATGCAACAAGCACTGCTGATTCGCAGCCAACAGTGCTACTACAATGTGGGCCCTACATAGGATCCCCACACGTCAGTGCGTGCTCCCTCTTCACTTCTACGGGCGCGTTTAGATacaaaattttttgggttttggctactgtagcactttcgtttgtatttggcaattagtgtctaattatggactaattaggttcgaaggTTTCGTcccgcgatttctcacccaactgtgtaattagtttttttcgtctacatttagtactccatgcatatgccgcaaaattcgatgtgatgggtactgcgcaaaattttttaaggaactaaacaggccctaaatctCGTAGCTTTTCACTGGAACCCGCAGGTAAAAGGGCATACATTTCTCTTTTcatcaaaaagaaagaaagaaaaaaagagcatccactcaaacttgtcgTAGAAGCAAGCAAAATACTTGGCCACTGCCAGCTGGGTCCAGCCCAGGTTGAAGCCCACAGGTCACGTCACCGAGCAGGCAGGCAGGGTGTGCCTGGTTGGGCCTGCCTGATACGCAGCAGCCCAAATCCAAGTAGCACCGCAGCCTGGCCCGACCGATCCGAACCGACCTAGCGCTAGGGTTACTCGCGCACGGCGCCTCCATCCGTCGACCACACCCCACGCGCTTCCCCTCGCCCTCGCCTCCAGGATCTCGTCCTCTACACCTCCTCGGCCCAAGGAATCGTTCCCCGCCGGcgacctccctccctccctccgttcCGTCTCGGGTGAGTCTACACGCACCGCACCGGATCCTTCTCCGGCCGGATCCGCCATCGATTTTGGTCGCGCGCCAGTCAATCGGCGGATGTGGTTTTGAATCTTATGGCCGGATCTACGCCGCCTTGCCGCTGCTTTGTTTGTTTTCCCCGCCGGCCGCCCAGATCCTCCTCGACTGACATCTCCTTTCTCCTTTCCAGGCCGCCTTCTGTACCAGCAACGCAAAGGATCCGAGGCTACTCCATCCAGGGCAGCAAGGTAACCCAGCTTCTTCTGTATCTGTCTATGCTATATGCTATGCTCTAGGTTGGGATTAGTTCCGAGCTGCAAAttctgtccttttgttgtttaCTTCAATCTTGAATGAAATCGAAAGAAAGGGATACACTGAGGAATATATATCTAGTTTATGTAAAAAGATAGCATTAGAAACTCTTTCTTATTTCAAGACGGAGACCCTAGCCCTGATATTCTTTCAATCAAGTAAACATGCCTGTTGTCCTCCTTTTTTGAAGAATGAATGAATACATATAAGCTACTTGCTACCCTCCAAGATTCAGACTCTTGTCCCATGTATGCTTGCTGCTGTTCTGAAAGATAGCTACTGGTTGAAGTGTTCGAAATCTGAACCTTGTGAATCATTCAAAACCAACAAGTGGTCTAAGTTTTATAGTACTAAGATATGTGGAAACAAGTATTCGTTACTTCCACGAAGTTTTGTATGCTATTGGAAATCTGCGTGGAGAGATGATTCGGCCACCGACCCTTAGGTTCACCCTAAAATTGCAAACAGCCAAAGGTTCAACCTGTACTTGTATCCTTCCAAACTTAGATGTGTCATACATGTAATAATGCAACAATATGTTTTTTTTAGTTGACCATGAAATTGGTCTCGTGTTTTTTATGGAAATATAAATCTTTGTAAAAGTGCAGACATTTGGCTGCTTGGTCTATTATTTTATCTACAGCAAACCTGGTGATGATGTCTGTTTCCGGTGACTTCCATATATAATCTACTACATATGCTTTACTTATTCTTTTGTGTCGCATCTTTCTATACTATACTACTAGTCTGCTATTCATTGTATGTGTGTCTTTTCCCATTGCTTGTTGAGCATTCATGCAAAATGGTTATGAACAATGATGTGATGCAGCACACCTTGCTATGCTTTTAGTGATCAGACCTTCATTTGTATTTATCTATTTTTTGTTTATCTATTTTTTGCATGGAATGACATATTTAATTTGTCACTAACAGCCCTATCACTTTTAATTCCAGCTGACTCTGAACATTGGAATAGAACAAGGTGCTTGTTCAGAAGTGTGAATTGCATGGAGATGGGAATGACTCCTGAAGTAATGTATGGACAAAATGTTTTTGTTCCTGCTACTGCAAATCCGTACCAATATGGTTATGCAGGTAAAAGGAAATGTCCTATCTTTGTATTATGCCTGTCATTGGTGCTTGCCGCCTTTCAGTATTTCATTTGATGGTAACCAATTTGTCAAATGCAGAAGTTGGATCACCGATGGAATGGTATAATCACCCGAGCTCTTTAGGATATGATGGCCAAGATATTTACTATCCGGTTAGTATATACAATATAAAAGACTTTGATACTTAATTGGTGCCCTTTACAGTCACGTGTTTTAATATGTTCATTCCTTTCGGGTTGTTTGCAGGCTGAAGGCATGCAATGCGTATACTATGCTGCCCCAGACAGTGGATCTATGCATCCTACCTACAGTCCTTACCCTTCTGATCCTTCTTTCGTACCCGACGGCTCATTTATGCCTCAGGAGTATGTTGCTGACCCTGCTAACTCCACATGCCAAATAGCCCCGACATCCTATTACATTCCAGCTGTTCTTCCTTATGCACAAGATGGTGTCCCGGGAAGCGCAACCACACCTCTTCACTCCTCCAATGTTGCATTTCTTCCTGGAATACCAGGTTATGCTGCAACATCTGCGAATGCAGCATTTCCTTTAATTGCTCCCGTCACCTCAAAAAGCGACATTGTTATGCATCCACCTGTACACTCTTCTATTGTACCTTCAAAGCAGTTCCAGGACCATGCAAAGCCGCCAAAGGTTCAACTGCACAATTCGGTTCCACAGAAGCAAGAGCTGCCAGATAGATGCATGGTGCCTGCTAAACTCCCTCATACTTCTCAGGTAGGCAAATTTATAAGCTATTACTGATCGGCATTTCTTTTGTCAAGTTGCAGTGTATTTGTGATTAATTCTTATCTATAGAGGGAATTATTAACTTTCCTGAACCACTGTAAGATTCGCCTTTTCGGGTAGGGCCTGTATTGTGCCTCCTCCACAAGATAATCTTGTCCCTCATGAACATGTTCACACCATTATAATCAAAGTTAACTTTTTAGTGGAATGTTTATTAGGTAACTTCATTCACTCAATGTATCACACCACTGGATGTCTTGTCTTCATGCTGAAGTTTTTTCCAGGATTGCTTCAGGCAGGGTACTGGTAGTTCATTAAAACGCCTTTACAAGGAACCTAAGTTTTGGAAGTTGTTCAGAAGTTAACTTTCAGTAACTTATATGGGGCATTGCCTTTTTGTTTTTTGGATTACTTTTAGCTAAATGAACTCTGAACTTATAAACACATTCCATCTGTGAATGTTTTGGACATCAGGACATGATTATGTGGGGGCCTTGTTTTATCTAAACCCAAAGGGGAGTTAAGTTGACCTTGTGCGAGCTTTTCGTACTGTGGGTCTTAATTTAGTTCAGGGGGTTCTTTAGCAAACTGTAGTTTGCTTCTATAGTGGCGAGCCAATGCATGTTAAATAAATATTGTACTGATTTTTTGTTGCTTGTTTTCAGTATAGCATGTTTTACTTGTAGTAACCTGTGTGTCATCTGTCCCCAACTGACATGTCTTGTTTATGGCAGGTATCGGCACATTTGTCTGGAAACAATTGCCTTGGATGTGCTGCTGGATCTGATCTTCAGAAGTGGGCTGCCGCCGAGAAATTCCAGCCATCTTCAAAGTCAAGTGGTCATCTGAATGGTACTGGCCAAAAAGTGCATAGCTTAGTTGATTCTGAGAAACCAAGCAATCAGAGCTCTGCCATAATTGTGAAATCTTACACATCAAGGCTCGTTGTTGGTAATCCGGATGGGACGATCATTATAAGAACCGACCAGTACAACAGAGATGATCTCCGAATCGACTATACGTATGCAAAGTTCTTTGTTATCAAGTCAATTGGTGAGGCAGATGTGCACAAATCGATAAAGTATGGGGTATGGTCAAGTTCGTCCAATGGAAACAGCAAGCTAGATAGTGCATTCAGGGATGCTGACAGGATATCAAGGAGGCATTCTACTAAATGTCCAGTTTTCTTGTTCTTCTCTGTGAGTATTGATTTATTGAACATCCATAAAATTTTGTGTTCAAAGTTCaacaattgatttttttttcattatGTTTATCAGGTCAATGGTAGTGGGCACTTCTGTGGCATGGCTGAGATGGTTGGACCTGTTGATTTTCACAAGGACATGGACTTCTGGTGTCAGGATAAATGGACCGGATGCTTTCCTGTGAGATGGCACGTCGTTAAAGATATACAAAATTGTTCTTTGCAGCATATCACACTGCAGAATAATGAAAACAAGCCTGTGACACACAGCAGAGATACACAGGAAGTAAGTGTGGCATGTCTTGTTTTGCATTGAATTTGTTTTAGTACTGTTAAATTGTTTGATTTCAGTAAGTAGTTTATTTATCTTGAGCATCTCCGTAGTCAGCTGCCGTAATAACTTTGCTCTCGTATGAATGTGGAGGCCTGATGTCATGATCTGTTGCAATGTCTCATTTGCAGATACCATACCTCCCTGGAATATCTATGATCGAGATCTTCAAAGGCATCAAAGCGAGGTTCTGCCTGTTTGATGATTTTATGAGATATGAGGCAGAAGAGGCGCAAAAGAAGACACACAGAAGGTGCAAGCTGAGTTACAATGCTCCAGATTTTGTACCTGTCTCACAGCGTACAAAAGATGCTTTTGACACTCAGCAGACAAAATCCAGCAGCGTGCTGGTAGACAGAACATCTGAGATACAAAATGTGGCCGAGAAGCCGCATGATGCTAAGGCGATCATCAAACCTCAGGAACCGTGCGTCTGTGAAAAGCAGGCCAGTGAGGCTGAGAAAGAGAATGGAGTACAGGAAAGTCATTGCAGTGGCAATCAGAGCCAAGAGGATGCAGCGAAAACTGTAACTAACCATCCACCAGCTTCAAGCTTGAAGGCAGGTGCAGAGGGGAAACAGCAGTACTGGAAGAAGGTCGAAAATCCAAAGCAGCATGCAGACAGCGGTGCTGCCCAGGGCTTGCTGAAAGCACCTGAAAAGCGGCTAAATGGAGTTAGCGGCACTGTGAGTGCAGTTCCAGAGGGTGGTGAGGAGCAGAGGGTCTTTGCCAAACTTGGTTCTCTCAAGATCAGTTCCAAAGCAGTGGAGGCTGACCATAAAACTAGCACAGTTGGTGTGGAGAAGCGGCTAAATGGAGTCAGCGGCTCTGCGAGTGCAGTTCCACAGGGTGGCGTGGAGCAGAGGGTCACTGCCAAACTTAGTTCCCTCAAAATCGGTTCCAAGGCAGTGGAGGCTGACCGTAAGATTAACACAGTTGGTGTGGTGACAATCGGCTCGATGCCGGTCCGGGTTGACAGTTGTGACGTCTAGTGGCCAGCAGGAGCTTTTGTTTTTGGCTTCACAATTTTTTGCCTTTCTGGGTTATAATCTTTGGTGCCCAAGGCTTCTATTTTCCTTTCTTTTGGTAGAATGCCTGTCTTGGTTGGTGGTTCCTAGCTTCTATATGtcatcaaaaaaagaaaagaaaaagatgaaTAGTTAGGTTTTAGTTTCGTTGGGTGAAAAGCTAGTTTTGCAGGCAGCGTTCTGATGGTGGTGGTTTCTTTTGTGGAAAAGAAAGAAGAGACTAAGATGTCTTCGTTTTAATGACACTattaagaaagaaaaaaaaagagaagggaTTAGTAAACCTGGACTCTGGTGTGTGATTTCTTGCTTGCTCTATCTTTCCTGCTTGTTTTCTTTCTGTTGTGGCAGGATCTTATGGGCGTTGCCCGGGAAATCAGATGCGTCAAAAATTGTGTGGTGTGATCATATAGGGTGGCTTATTTTTCTTTGTAATATTATTAAGGGAATTTGGTGTTTCTACCCCTACTATATAGACTGAAGATGCTTGGTAGAAATCATTGTTGAAAGTAGGATCGGACTTGTGCGCAGATTGATTGGTGGAGAGTCGTGTGGTTGCGCAACGACAAAGGATGTTGTTGGCCATGACAGCCATCTTTCCAGATTTTGGACATGGTTCAAACGAGTAGTGAATGAGTCGGTCCGGTCGTCCTCTCTGCGGTCATAGCAGCGGCTCATCTGTCGGGCCACTTgaaggccggccggccggccaccgGCGGGCATGCTCACGGCGGGCATGAAATTTCGGTGACCATTTCTTCATTTCTTGTCGTTTGGCACACTATTCTTCTCTGTTGGGTCAGTGCTCTGCTGAATGAGGCACGTCACGGTAATGGATGGATGCCCAGATTGTTTGGGTTTGCCTGGGACTCGAGGTTATCCAGGTCCAGCCAATTgccatcacaattcacaaggTGGTAACTTACTGCTGTGAATTTCTCTAGTGGGGTTGGATGCTAAAAAACGCCAGACTCACCACAGGTAGTGCGAGGAACCTTTGGTCTTGTTTAAGGCAGCAGAAGAATCTGTGTGTGTTTGTGATTAAAGTCGCCATCGGTCCTGCttgctagtttttttttcttctctcgaATACTTGCCAGTTGGGTCTTTAATCTGATGCGCGACTGTCTGCTTAATGGAACAGCAGTGGTGACCATCCATGGATGTGGATGATACTACCGTCCTCTTTGCTGGAGCTGAGCTGAGCTAGGTACTCTGCTTCCTTTGCTATGTTACTCTTGGCTTTGGGGATTCGGATTCCTCGTCCTGTATGAGGTATCACCGTATCAGTACATGATTTATTAAGGTATATGCAATACTTAAAACGTGAATAGCTGCAACACAAATGTGACATGGTAGACCCTTTTCTTGTGTTCAAAACCATAGGAACGTTGAAATGGGAGGGACCAAATGGTCCATAGAGATACCAGATACAGGCATAATGCATTGGATGGTCAGCTGAGCCAAAGCGTAGTCCGTAGCATGCGTCCAGGAAAGAAGGTGCTGAGATACACCTTTTCCCTTGTTGTTGGACCATCAAATAAACAGAAGGTGCTGAGATACACCTTTTCCCTTGTTGTTGGACCATCAAATAAACAGCCTGTTCGttgattggtttctgggctgataagtccggctAGTGCTAGTTTATTACGAGAGAAAATATTGTACGCTGATAAGCCCTGGAACCAACGAGACTCTTTTCCTTTCTATATTTCCTCCGACGATGCTCTAGCCTCTCATTTGGGTCTATATCGTCCTCTCCGCAGTCACAGCATCGTCTCATCTGTCGGGCCACTTGAAGGCCGGCCGCCACCGTACCAGCGTGCATGTTACAGAAACTAGATGATACACCCTCAAAGGACGATTTGTGGAAAGTTTCTATAGATTGATGTAGAAGTCTCAACAATTATGGTTTAACTAATTTCAAATTAAGTATTTATAATAGTTTTGTATGGTATGGAAATAAACAAAATCCAACCAAAAGAGATAAGTCATAGTCATGAGGATACATTACTGGATCACTATGATAGGAGTAACAATGAGATTTCTTATTGTACTAACTACTTATGCAGTGCTGGTGGGAAGGTTGCATGCATTGTTGAGAATGTCCTACATGTGGTTGTGGGAAAAAGCAGCATTAGTGTTCTCTCAAGTCTCAACGCCCGATGAAATGGAGTAATTAGAAAGCAGGAGAGAGGCTCTCAACGCGTGATGAAATGGAGTAattaaggccctgttcgcttgagcttatcagcCCGAATCAGCTCTACTTTTCAGCCAtgggaacaatatttttttctcacaataatgtTGGATGGTCCATACTTCTGTGCACTTTTATTCATGAGTTTATTTATTCCACTACACACAAACACACCATCAGACAAATCACAAATTATAAAGGACGTCCAAATTATAACTAATCCAAGATACATGTATAATTAAAGCTTAAGGATCGAATTGATAACAAAAGCAACACAATAACCTTTGGAACTCTTCTTACTACTATCCTCATACTCACTATTCTTCATCAACATCCTGTCATCTTATCGGGCTTTCACTTCTGCATAAGTATATAGGGAAGTAAAAAAATGCAAACATATAGGATTTAGCCAAATCATGCTTTCTCGGCTGGTGCAGCTTTTGTGGTGATAGCTGGGAACTTAGATTATGCTGCAATCTCGTTTATTCTGCTGTAATAAGTGTTTGCTGGTTTCTGATACTGTGGGTCCGCGGGTGGCGTTGTTGTCTGTTGGTGCTCAGACAATTTGGGTGGTGGTTGTGTTGGTGGTAGCCTTAGTATGCATTCTCTTAGCTGTCATGTTCTACTTTCTGCCAGACTATACTCACTCTGTACGACTTGTTATATTTCTATTATGGTTAATGAAAATGGAGGCAACTTCCGGTTCTAAAAAAAATCATTGTCCCGAACACTAATATCATCATCCATTCTAGTCTACTCATCTTGGGGGCAGTCTTGGCTCAACGTGGTCATCGTCACCGTGCAATCTAGTGaataaagaaaagaagaaaaacattgTTAAGTTGCTTGTCAATCTAGTGAACAAAGTAAGAAAAAAGAACATTGTTACTGTTAAGTTGCTTGTGGCATGTGATCGGATGCTAAACTTGCACCTCACTTACCATTCTAGTTTTATCCACCACCATAATATGGAGGATAATATCTTTTCTCTCAAAGTTTACACCAATTAGAaatactaaggccccgtttggcacagCTCGCGTCGGCTCTGGCTTTTCTAGCAAAAcctgtagcaacactgtagcacGAAGcaggttttctctctcctccccctCTCACTGACATCGACACTGTTCATCAAAGCCGGAGAAGCCATCT containing:
- the LOC136531572 gene encoding YTH domain-containing protein ECT2-like, coding for MEMGMTPEVMYGQNVFVPATANPYQYGYAEVGSPMEWYNHPSSLGYDGQDIYYPAEGMQCVYYAAPDSGSMHPTYSPYPSDPSFVPDGSFMPQEYVADPANSTCQIAPTSYYIPAVLPYAQDGVPGSATTPLHSSNVAFLPGIPGYAATSANAAFPLIAPVTSKSDIVMHPPVHSSIVPSKQFQDHAKPPKVQLHNSVPQKQELPDRCMVPAKLPHTSQVSAHLSGNNCLGCAAGSDLQKWAAAEKFQPSSKSSGHLNGTGQKVHSLVDSEKPSNQSSAIIVKSYTSRLVVGNPDGTIIIRTDQYNRDDLRIDYTYAKFFVIKSIGEADVHKSIKYGVWSSSSNGNSKLDSAFRDADRISRRHSTKCPVFLFFSVNGSGHFCGMAEMVGPVDFHKDMDFWCQDKWTGCFPVRWHVVKDIQNCSLQHITLQNNENKPVTHSRDTQEIPYLPGISMIEIFKGIKARFCLFDDFMRYEAEEAQKKTHRRCKLSYNAPDFVPVSQRTKDAFDTQQTKSSSVLVDRTSEIQNVAEKPHDAKAIIKPQEPCVCEKQASEAEKENGVQESHCSGNQSQEDAAKTVTNHPPASSLKAGAEGKQQYWKKVENPKQHADSGAAQGLLKAPEKRLNGVSGTVSAVPEGGEEQRVFAKLGSLKISSKAVEADHKTSTVGVEKRLNGVSGSASAVPQGGVEQRVTAKLSSLKIGSKAVEADRKINTVGVVTIGSMPVRVDSCDV